Proteins from a single region of Carassius gibelio isolate Cgi1373 ecotype wild population from Czech Republic chromosome B15, carGib1.2-hapl.c, whole genome shotgun sequence:
- the aipl1 gene encoding aryl-hydrocarbon-interacting protein-like 1, translated as MEDSMMLGVEGIKKRILHGGTGEKPKFVTGTKVKFHFRTQLCNDERTVIDDSKKAGMPMEVVIGNMFKLDVWETLLMSMHIGEVAEFWCDVIHTGMYPIVAKSLRRIAVGKDPVDWHIHTCGMANMFAYHSLGYDDLDELQKEPQPLYFVMELLKVQQPSEYDRESWALNDDERLKAVPVLHGQGNKLFKQGRYEDATLKYKEAVMCIKNVQTKEKAWEAPWLRLEKMANTLTLNYCQCLLHMEEYYEVIEHTTDIINQHPGAMKAFYLRGKAHMEVWNEAEARDDFTRVLDLDPGMKKTIKKELAVLKMRMELKNEEDRLMYKGMFAKMAREQDSLELENPDQEISEQTSPEQETTQEKESAEAPLEKTGEEQTTSTQTSPEQITSAQEVSREETSTALSSSDHEIQSTKNVTPEQTTTEEATPEQSEAVQTFQEQSASSPEHNTPEPTRPEQADQDLITSEQMTPAETTPENTSQ; from the exons ATGGAGGACAGCATGATGCTGGGTGTTGAAGGGATCAAGAAACGCATCTTGCATGGAGGGACCGGTGAGAAGCCTAAATTTGTCACAGGAACTAAG GTGAAGTTTCATTTCCGCACTCAGCTCTGTAATGATGAGCGCACCGTGATAGATGACAGTAAGAAGGCAGGTATGCCCATGGAAGTGGTGATCGGGAACATGTTCAAACTGGATGTTTGGGAAACTCTGCTCATGTCTATGCACATAGGGGAGGTGGCTGAGTTCTGGTGTGATGTCATT CACACTGGTATGTATCCTATCGTGGCAAAGAGTCTGCGGCGTATCGCAGTGGGGAAAGATCCAGTGGACTGGCACATTCACACCTGCGGCATGGCCAACATGTTTGCCTACCACAGCCTGGGCTATGATGATCTGGATGAGCTTCAGAAAGAACCACAGCCTCTTTACTTTGTGATGGAACTTCTGAAG GTACAGCAGCCCAGTGAGTATGACAGAGAGTCGTGGGCTCTGAATGATGACGAGAGATTGAAAGCGGTACCTGTGCTCCACGGTCAAGGGAACAAGCTCTTCAAACAGGGCCGATATGAGGACGCCACACTGAAATATAAGGAAGCTGTTATGTGCATCAAGAATGTGCAGACAAAG GAAAAGGCATGGGAAGCTCCTTGGCTGAGACTGGAGAAGATGGCCAACACGCTCACTTTAAACTACTGTCAGTGTCTGCTGCACATGGAGGAGTACTACGAGGTCATCGAACACACAACTGACATCATCAACCAACACCCTG GGGCAATGAAAGCCTTCTATCTGCGTGGAAAAGCACACATGGAGGTGTGGAATGAAGCTGAGGCCAGAGATGATTTCACGAGAGTCCTGGATCTGGACCCAGGCATGAAAAAGACAATCAAGAAAGAGCTTGCCGTTCTCAAAATGAGAATGGAGTTAAAAAATGAGGAGGACAGACTGATGTACAAGGGCATGTTCGCAAAAATGGCGAGAGAGCAAGACTCTCTAGAGCTGGAGAATCCAGATCAAGAGATTTCAGAGCAAACATCCCCAGAACAAGAAACAACTCAAGAAAAAGAGAGTGCGGAGGCACCGCTAGAGAAAACAGGTGAAGAACAAACAACTTCAACACAAACATCCCCTGAGCAAATAACTTCAGCACAAGAAGTTTCACGAGAAGAAACATCCACTGCGCTATCAAGTTCTGATCATGAGATACAATCAACTAAGAATGTGACTCCAGAACAAACTACCACAGAAGAAGCTACTCCAGAACAATCAGAAGCAGTGCAAACATTTCAGGAGCAATCAGCCTCATCCCCAGAACATAATACTCCAGAGCCAACCCGTCCAGAACAAGCAGACCAGGATCTTATAACTTCAGAACAAATGACTCCAGCTGAAACGACACCAGAAAACACCAGTCAATAA
- the trarg1a gene encoding trafficking regulator of GLUT4 1 — protein sequence MAINTDSEFVKSNLGESGGALPAETEKLIVTTEPTGMKTSSSFAVSVGGDKGLDGDQNGHSLSLRAGSVGQLGTAPLSSSRVDLSRAPSFVNAAQEKPKDYLILVILSCFCPVWPLSIVALVYSIMSRNSLQQGDMDGARRLGRLARLLSCVAIIVGLLSIIIYVVVAVIG from the exons ATGGCAATAAACACAGATTCGGAGTTTGTGAAATCGAATCTGGGGGAGAGCGGTGGAGCGCTACCAGCCGAGACCGAGAAACTCATCGTGACCACCGAGCCCACCGGGATGAAAACCTCCAGCTCCTTCGCGGTCAGTGTCGGGGGAGACAAGGGTCTCGACGGGGATCAGAACGGCCACAGTCTGTCGCTGAGAGCCGGATCAGTGGGACAGCTCGGGACGGCTCCTCTCTCCTCGTCCAGAGTTGACCTGAGCCGCGCTCCATCGTTCGTTAATGCCGCCCAAGAGAAACCCAAAGACTACCTCATACTGGTCATTTTATCCTGCTTTTGTCCAGTGTGGCCACTAAGCATCGTTGCATTGGTCTATTCAATTATG TCCAGAAACAGTCTACAGCAGGGGGACATGGATGGGGCAAGACGATTGGGACGCTTGGCTCGCCTGCTTAGCTGTGTGGCCATCATCGTGGGCCTCCTTAGCATCATAATCTATGTGGTCGTTGCAG TAATTGGATAG